The bacterium genome segment TTAAATACAAAGGATATCAGGTAGCTCCCGCGGAAATCGAAGCGGTTCTCCTGACACATCCGATGATTGCAGATGCAGCCGTAATTCCAAGCGCCGATCCGGAGGCAGGTGAAGTGCCGAAAGCACTTGTTGTATTGAAGGGAGATGTTGCCTTGCAGGAAATTCAAGATTACGTTGCTTCACGCGTGGCGCCTTACAAGAAAATCCGTAAGATCGATCAGATCGATCAGATTCCAAAATCTCCTTCCGGAAAAATACTGCGGCGGATTCTTGTTCAAAGGGAACGTGGCCAGTGAAGAAAGTTTTAAGAACTTTTTTAATCCTGTTTGCCTTGCTGTTTATTGTCTTGCTAGCAAGAACCTTTCTGGTGAAGTCGCGCCAGCTTCAGGTCCCAGCCGTTGAAAAAATCGCGCTGAACTCCGATCTTCTTGTAAATCATTTCGTTGGGGCGTTGAAGATTCAAACGATTTCCTATGATGAACCTTCCAGATTAAATCATGCAGAATTCAAGCGGTTCCATGATTACCTTCGCGAGATCTTTCCGCTGGCTCATTCGCAGTTGAGTGTCGAAAGCGTCAGCCAATACAGTCTGCTCTTTCGATGGGAGGGTGCAGATGCCAGCCTTGCGCCGGTGGTGGTGATGGCTCATTTCGATGTTGTGCCGGTAGAAGACACGCCCTGGAAGCATCCCCCTTTCGGTGGTCAAATCGCCGGCGGGTACATTTGGGGAAGAGGAACGCTGGATGATAAGTCCAATGTTCTTTCCCAGCTGGAAGCAGTCGAGCACTCGCTACAAAACGGTTTTAAACCAAAGCGCACAATTTACTTTGCGTTTGGGCACGACGAAGAAGCGGGAGGGCGCGGTGCTGCAGCGATCGTGCAAGTTTTGGAAGCGCGGGGAATCAAACCGGACATGGTGTTGGATGAAGGCAGCGCTATTTTGGAAGAAATGATTCCGGGAGTTCTATCGCCGGCAGCCATGATCGGAACTTCTGAAAAAGGGTATGTCACCGTTCAACTCAGCATGAAGGGCACAGGAGGTCATTCTTCTGCACCACCTCCTCACACAATCATCGGTGAGTTGAGCAGAGCCGTGGAGCGACTCGAAGAGAATCCGATGCCGGGACGTTTGGAAGGTTCAGCTGCCCAAATGCTGGATTATCTCGGACCGGAACTCCCTTTTGTTTCACGTTTTTTTGTTGTGAATCGATGGCTCTTCAATCCGCTCCTGGTTTTTGGGTTTTCCAAACTGCGAGCTGGGAATGCAATGGTTCGAACCACCACCGCCGTCACGATGTTCAACGGTGGGGTGAAAGAAAACGTTTTGCCGAGTCACGCAACTGCAACCGTCAACTTCCGCATCCGGCCGGGAGAAACGGTGAAGGATGTGACCAACCACATCCGGAAGACAATTGCGAACGAGAAAATCAAAATCAGCGAACGTCCGAATGCAATGAATCCTTCTCCGGTATCTTCACTGGAAGCGCAGCAGTTCGAGATGCTTCATCGCACCATCAAGCAGCTTTATCCATCAGTCATTGTGGTTCCGGGAGTAGTAATTGGCGCGACCGATGCGCGGCATTACACAAGGATTTGCAATAATGTTTATCGTTTCTCTCCTTATCGTGTAACGATGGAGGATTTCCGGGGGGTTCACGGGACTGACGAAAGAATTCAAGTCCAGAACTATCTGGACATGATCCGGTTTTATGTGCAGTTCCTACACAATGCGGCGCAGTAGGAAACGGGAAAGAACAAACAAGAAAATCGCAGAGATCGAGGTTACAATCATTCCATTTTTTACTGATTCCGGCCTGTAGATCCGTTCGATCGTATGTTCTCCGGCTTTTACGAAACTCGCTGAAAACGCGTAATTGGCTCTGAAGACCGTGGATTCAGTCCCATCTACGCGTGCGATCCATCCTTTGTAAAACGGTTGCGCGAAATAAAGAAAGGAATCACAATCCGATCGGGTGTGAAACTTGATTCGTGACGCTTTCGTTTCCGCGACGACTATCTCAAAGAGCCGGCAGGAGTCAGGATTCGTCACAGGAATATCTTCATTAGCGGAGATCAAAACCGTTTGCAGTGGATGAAATCCCGGCTCATTCATCTTTCGAAAAGCCTCCTGGTTGTTGGAGACACGAATCGCCTCCGGCACAAAAAATAATTGACTGGAAACGGCCGAATTCCTATATAGAAAAAACGGGACACCGCTCGTGTTTTTTGCCGTGGCTAATGAATGCACGCCCGGTAAAGTTAAATGATCCGGAGCCAGGAAGAGTGATACGGCTCCGGCCGTCAAGAAGGGGAGTCGTTGTTCCCAAGGTAAACGGAGCAGGTGGTCGGATATTCTGACGACTTCGTTTTGAGCGAGGTTGTCAAAGTCTTCATGGTAGATAACGGGAATCGAATACAGAGCGGCCGAATAGTTATGAAGCGTTTCCAGATGCCATCGATTGAAATAAACGACCTCATTCGCAGGCAGGTTCAAATTCAGATTGTGCGGATGCGGAGCGCGGTAGAAGCGCCCTGGCCCCAACTCCTTTTTTACAGTGCTTACTAGCGCAGGCGTCTGCTCAAAGAATTGGTTCGGCGCAAAATGGTTCACATCGAAACCAACCCAGATTAAATCGAATAGAAGGACGGCAGAGAGGGCCACATGCTGTTTGCCCGGCTTGAAAATCCAGTGCTGATAAAAACATGTCGCGGCGAGACAAACCAGAGCAACATGCAGGAAAGAACGATTCAGCCACTGGATTGCCGTTTCGGGGGCGATGCCAAAATAGGAATTTAGGAAATCCCTGGCGAAATCCGGTGACAGGCGAAAAAGCAGAGCAAAACTGGTAAACACTACTGCGGAAACCCAGAAGAAAAATGCGATCCGTTTTTGCCGGCCGTCTCTCTGGAATATCGTATCCAGACCGAAAGCGGCGAGCAAACTAATCGGTAGAATCGCGCCCGCCAAAAACTTTATCGGATACCTGACTGCCGTCAACAAGGGAACGCCTGCGTATAACTCCGCGAAGCCTGGTAAAAACCTTCCCATGGATAAAACGATGAACAACAAAGTCAGCGAAAACAGAAAAACGCGCAGGCGTGACAGTGAATGTTTAAAAACAGTGCCGAATACTGCAAGAGACAAAGCAAGCCATCCAAAGTAAATGCTCAGAATAAATGGAAAGCCCATGCTTTCCAGATTTGCACCCCAATAATCGCTGCGCCTGGTGCCGTCAGTGCGTCCCAGGAATCCCGGGAAAATCATTTCCGGTATTCTTTTTTGATGAAGGGACCATGCCGAGAAGGAATCGTAGTCCGAAAGAGTGGATCGTTCGGATTGTTGCAGCATCTCTAAAGTGGGAACGATCTGAATTGCTGAAATCCCTCCCACCAGTAAAGTCAATGCGAGACAAACCGCGAGACGCGGAACCGGACGTCCCGCAACACCGTTAAAAAGTGACCAGCCAAACAGGGTCAGAATAGTCAGGATGGTCATTTCCGGCGCGCCGGCAAGAATTTGAAAGGATCCAAATATTGCACACAGGACAAACCACTTCGCTTTTCGCTGAACAAAAAATCCATGCAGTGTAAGAATCATCAGTGGTAAGTAGGGCATTGCTGTCAGTCGGCTGAGCAGGTTCGTCAGAGAAAGGGAATAACCGCAGAAAGCATAGATTCCACCGGCAATCATGGAAGAGAGTGG includes the following:
- a CDS encoding M20 family peptidase; translated protein: MKKVLRTFLILFALLFIVLLARTFLVKSRQLQVPAVEKIALNSDLLVNHFVGALKIQTISYDEPSRLNHAEFKRFHDYLREIFPLAHSQLSVESVSQYSLLFRWEGADASLAPVVVMAHFDVVPVEDTPWKHPPFGGQIAGGYIWGRGTLDDKSNVLSQLEAVEHSLQNGFKPKRTIYFAFGHDEEAGGRGAAAIVQVLEARGIKPDMVLDEGSAILEEMIPGVLSPAAMIGTSEKGYVTVQLSMKGTGGHSSAPPPHTIIGELSRAVERLEENPMPGRLEGSAAQMLDYLGPELPFVSRFFVVNRWLFNPLLVFGFSKLRAGNAMVRTTTAVTMFNGGVKENVLPSHATATVNFRIRPGETVKDVTNHIRKTIANEKIKISERPNAMNPSPVSSLEAQQFEMLHRTIKQLYPSVIVVPGVVIGATDARHYTRICNNVYRFSPYRVTMEDFRGVHGTDERIQVQNYLDMIRFYVQFLHNAAQ